Proteins from a genomic interval of Nocardia sp. BMG51109:
- a CDS encoding AfsR/SARP family transcriptional regulator gives MAQPQIRYGVLGSFTAWRDDREIELGPAKQQAVLVALLLAMNHLVTVNTIVDAVWGQHPPGDARNGVQTYVSRLRRALAQRKVCNVSESALVWAETGYVLRGDPSLSDFVAFDQRIATAERCLRDDDLTAAAAHTDAALALWRGEPFSGLAGPLVENERRRLQEKYLTALEHRAEIKLARGRHADAVADLVPLVASYPLQERLRTLLMLGLYHCGRQAEALMVFQDAQRRLVDEVGIEPGRELRELHQRILRDEIDPPADATSRTATRRDESDCGGAVSTAVEAGQPGEGILSGRSRNQLPGDIADFTGRSAELRSLLADVPPREARRTVLVQAIDGMAGVGKTTLAIRAAHRLSSRYPDAQLYLDLHGHAAESAPVEPMVALDRLLRATGVPSESIPPDVDARAALWRTRIASRSVLLVLDNVADADQVRPLLPGTPDCLVLITSRRRLVDLEVSKTLSLDVLSREDAAALFATIVDDHRVLTEPDAMEETVRLCGCLPLAIRIAAGRLRARPVWPIERLAERLRRPGRRLAHLSAGSRSVSAALTAGFQNLPGDQRRVFRLLGLHPTRDFDVHTAAALADIEVDAAEQILEALVDIHLLEQVVPEHYRFHNLVKDYAATLNHLADLDRTEASPRASDRAQRVARCNGIRP, from the coding sequence ATGGCGCAACCCCAGATCAGATACGGCGTGCTCGGTTCGTTCACGGCGTGGCGGGACGACCGTGAAATCGAGCTGGGACCGGCGAAACAACAAGCGGTGCTCGTGGCACTGCTGCTGGCGATGAACCATCTGGTAACGGTGAATACCATCGTCGACGCGGTGTGGGGCCAACACCCACCGGGCGACGCACGCAACGGCGTGCAGACCTATGTCAGCCGCCTCCGGCGGGCCTTGGCACAACGCAAGGTATGTAATGTGTCGGAATCCGCTCTGGTATGGGCCGAGACGGGTTATGTACTGCGCGGCGACCCGTCCTTATCGGATTTCGTCGCCTTCGACCAACGTATTGCGACAGCCGAACGATGCCTGCGCGACGACGACCTCACGGCAGCGGCCGCCCATACCGATGCCGCGCTGGCACTGTGGCGTGGTGAGCCGTTCAGCGGCCTGGCGGGCCCGCTCGTCGAGAACGAACGCCGCCGATTGCAGGAGAAGTACCTCACCGCTCTCGAACACCGTGCCGAGATCAAGCTCGCCCGCGGACGGCATGCCGACGCGGTCGCGGACCTCGTTCCGCTGGTCGCCTCGTACCCGCTGCAGGAGCGGCTCCGGACGCTGCTCATGCTCGGCCTCTACCACTGCGGCCGCCAGGCGGAGGCCCTGATGGTCTTCCAGGACGCGCAGCGCCGGCTGGTCGACGAAGTGGGCATCGAGCCGGGCCGCGAACTGCGCGAACTACATCAGCGGATCCTGCGCGACGAGATCGATCCGCCGGCCGACGCGACCTCGCGAACAGCCACCCGCCGAGACGAATCGGACTGCGGTGGAGCGGTTTCGACCGCAGTCGAGGCCGGACAGCCCGGCGAGGGGATCCTCTCGGGCAGGAGCCGCAATCAGCTTCCCGGCGACATCGCGGACTTCACCGGCCGGAGCGCGGAGTTGCGCAGTCTGCTCGCCGACGTACCCCCGCGGGAGGCCCGCCGGACCGTGCTGGTCCAGGCGATCGATGGCATGGCCGGCGTCGGTAAGACGACGCTGGCGATCCGCGCGGCCCATCGGCTCAGCAGCCGCTACCCCGACGCCCAGCTCTACCTCGACCTGCACGGGCATGCCGCGGAGAGCGCACCCGTCGAACCGATGGTGGCGCTGGACAGGCTGTTACGTGCCACCGGAGTGCCGAGCGAGTCGATACCGCCGGACGTGGACGCCCGAGCGGCATTGTGGCGCACCAGGATCGCTTCTCGTTCGGTGCTCCTCGTCCTCGACAACGTGGCCGACGCCGACCAGGTTCGGCCGCTGCTGCCCGGCACGCCCGACTGCCTGGTCCTGATCACCAGCCGGCGCCGGCTGGTCGACCTGGAAGTCTCCAAAACCCTGTCGCTGGACGTTCTTTCGCGCGAGGACGCCGCGGCGCTGTTCGCCACCATCGTCGATGACCACCGAGTCCTGACAGAGCCCGATGCGATGGAGGAAACCGTTCGGCTGTGCGGCTGTCTCCCGCTCGCGATCCGGATCGCCGCCGGCCGGCTCCGCGCGCGTCCGGTCTGGCCCATCGAACGATTGGCCGAGCGGCTTCGGCGACCCGGCCGTCGGCTCGCGCACCTGTCGGCGGGGTCCCGCAGCGTATCGGCCGCGCTCACCGCCGGCTTCCAGAACCTGCCGGGCGATCAGCGACGCGTGTTCCGGCTGCTGGGCCTGCACCCGACCCGCGACTTCGACGTCCACACCGCAGCCGCGCTGGCCGATATCGAGGTCGACGCCGCCGAACAGATCCTGGAGGCCCTCGTCGACATCCATCTACTGGAACAGGTTGTGCCCGAACACTACCGCTTCCACAACCTGGTGAAAGATTACGCCGCGACCCTGAACCACCTCGCCGACCTCGACCGCACCGAAGCATCGCCCCGAGCGTCCGACCGCGCCCAGCGGGTGGCCCGGTGCAACGGGATACGGCCATAG